The sequence CTCGAGGCCTTCTTCTCCCATGCCTTCTCCCATTCCCTCGAGACCTTCTTCACCAAAACCTTCGCCCATTCCCTCCATTCCTTCAAGGCCTTCACCGAATCCTTCCATGCCTTCACCCATGCCTTCACCGAACCCTTCCATGCCTTCACCGCCGCTCATACCTTCGCCGAAGCCCTCCATGCCTTCGAGGCCTTCTTCGCCCATACCTTCCCCCATTCCTTCAAGGCCTTCTTCGCCCATTCCTTCCCCCATTCCTTCCTCAAAACCTTCCATTCCTTCACCAAATCCTTCTAGGCCTTCTTCGCCCATACCTTCTCCCATACCTTCTTCCATTCCACCTTCACCAAATCCTTCCATACCTTCCCCCATTCCCTCGAGGCCTTCTTCTCCCATGCCTTCTCCCATTCCCTCGAGACCTTCTTCACCATAACCTTCTCCCATTCCCTCGAGACCTTCTTCACCATAACCTTCTCCCATTTCTTCCCCGAACCCTTCCATGCCCTCACCCATACCTTCGAGACCTTCTTCGCCCATGCCTTCTCCCATGCCTTCGAGGCCTTCTTCGCCCATACCTTCCCCCATTCCTTCAAGGCCTTCTTCGCCCATTCCTTCCCCCATTCCTTCCTCAAAACCTTCCATTCCTTCACCAAATCCTTCTAGGCCTTCTTCGCCCATACCTTCTCCCATACCTTCTTCCATTCCACCTTCACCAAATCCTTCCATACCTTCCCCCATTCCCTCGAGGCCTTCTTCTCCCATGCCTTCTCCCATTCCCTCGAGACCTTCTTCACCAAAACCTTCGCCCATTCCCTCCATTCCTTCAAGGCCTTCACCGAATCCTTCCATGCCTTCACCCATGCCTTCACCGAACCCTTCCATGCCTTCACCGCCGCTCATACCTTCGCCGAAGCCCTCCATGCCTTCGCCGTAGCCCTCCATGCCTTCGCCGTAGCCCTCCATACCTTCGCCGAAGCCTTCCATGCCTTCCATCCCTTCGCCGCCGCCCATTTCCCCTAAACCTTCGCCCATGCCTTCGCCATAACCGCTCATTCCGCTTTCGTTTGTGCCAACTCCACCGTAGCCGCCGGTGCCTTCTTCAATTGTCGTTTGAAATTCTCCGGTGACTTCGCCGGTCAGGGTGTTCAGCCGACGATAGCCGGGAACAAATGAAGGGACTAATACAGTGGAACTTCCTGGGCCTGACACCGTTTCGGTGCCTTCGTGACCATTCGCTGCCGTGCCTGCCGTTACTGGAACTTCCTGCATCCAAGGCGGGAGTAGTACGCCGCCGCCGTAGGGTTGGCGCATTGTGGCCCGCACTCCGGTTCCGCTTACTTCATTGACATTGGGATCGGTGTTTTCGCCGCCGCCTTCGAGTCCGGGAATGGTTACCGGACCTTCCTGAGCATGCAGATTTATGACCGAAATGACGAAGATGGCGAGAGTCGCGAGAAGTGTGCGGGCTGAATTTTTCATAACCGTGTTTAGATTAGGTGGGCAGGACCATCCTGTCCACATAATTTAGGACGTTTCACTAAGTATTCCTGGTTACAATTGATACGGCATTTTTTGAAAAAAATGATACTGACGGGTTGAGGCGATGAATCGGATTGAGTCCGCTAACACCCTCGCCTACACTGCGCCCCGCGCGGAAGGGTGGCTGAGTCCGGTCGAAGGCGCTCGATTCGAAATCGAGTGAACGGGGAACCGTTCCGTGGGTTCGAATCCCACCCCTTCCGCCATTTGCCATTTTCGCCCTGTTTTCAATGAAAACCATCGATATGCACGTCCATATGGTAGGCAATGAAGCCAGTGGAAATGGCTGTTGGATTCGTGTGACGCCGGGCAAATACCCCCTCTACGCGCTGATGTTGCACAAGTTGGGCGTACCGGTGCGGGCGCTGCGGGCGGCTGATTTTGATGATTTGTACCGCGACCGGCTGCTCCATTATATACGGGATTCGGCCGTGGATGCCGTTTGCCTTTTAGCACAAGAAGCAGTTTATGACACAAAAGGCAGTTTGCTAAAAAACCACGGGAGCGCATTTGTGCCCAATGACGTCGTTTTGCGACTGGCCAAGGAGCATCCGGAATTTCTCCCCGCCGTGTCCATCCACCCTGCTCGGCCCGACGCGATGGATGAACTGAATCGCTGCCTCGACGCCGGCGCGGTGATGATGAAGTGCCTGCCCAATTGCCAGAACATTGATTGCAACAATCCGCGCTTCAAACCGTTTTGGGATCGAATGGCCGAAGCGGGATTGCCTTTTTTGGCGCACACCGGCGGCGAGCACACGCTCGAAGTGATCAATGCCGAATACGCCAACCCCAAAACTTTGCGGCTGCCACTCGAGTGCGGCGTCAACGTCATCGCCGCCCACGCCGCCACCGGCAGCGGGCCGTTTGATCCGAACTACCTTCCCACCCTCGTGCAAATGATGCGCGACCACAAAAATTTGTATGCCGATTCCAGCGCCCTCAACGTCCCCACCCGAAGCCACGGCCTGCGCCCTTGTTTGGAAAACGAACTCCTCGCTTCACGCACCGTGCACGGCAGCGATTACCCCGTGCCCACTTCTCCATCCTGGGCGTGGCTGCGGGGCCTCATCGACAGCGATCAACTCGCCACCCTCCGCAACATCCAAAACCCCATCGAGCAGGATTACCAAACCAAAGTCGCAATGGGTTTCCCAGCCGAACACTTCACGCGCATCAACCCGTTGTTGCGAACGACCGGCTAAAGCAATTCCTTCAACGCCGCCAAAACGCGGTTGACATTTGCTTCGCTGGAGGAATGGCCCATCAGGCCGATGCGCCAAACTTTTCCGGCAAGAGGCCCAAGGCCGGGGCCGATTTCGATGCCATGATCGTTGAGCAATGCTGCGCGCACGGCAGCTTCGTCAGTGCCATTGGGGATGGTCACGGCGTTGAGTTGCCAAAGTTGATGGCCTTCCTGCGAGGCGATGCCAAGGCCCATCTCGGCGAGGCCAACCCGAAGCGAATTGTGGTTGCTCTCGTGACGGGCCCAGCGGCGTTCAAGGCCTTCTTCAAGCACCAGGCGAAGGGATTCGTGCAGCGCGTAGTTCATTGAAATGGGCGCGGTATGGTGATATGCGCGTGCGCCTTCACCCCAATAATTAGCCAAAAGATTGACGTCGAGATACCAGCTTTGTACGCCTTGCGAACGCGCGCGGATGGTGTCCATCGCAGCTTCACTGAAGGAAACCGGCGAAAGTCCGGGCGGACAACTGAGGCATTTTTGGGTGCCGCTATAAATGGCGTCTACTTGCCAGTCGTCTACGCGCACAGGGCAACCGCCGAGTGAGGTGACTGCATCGAGCAACAGCAACGCGCCGGTGTCGTGCACGATTTTTGAAATGTCTTCTATGGGCGTCAGCGCGCCGGTCGAGGTCTCGGCGTGGACGATGGCGACAAGTTTGGGTTTTGTGGTTTCCAGCACAGCGGCGATCTGCGCGGGTTCAATGATCCGACCCCATTCGGATTCCACGCGGGTGACTTTCGCACCGCAGCGTTCGGCCACATCCGCCATTCGCGTTCCGAATACGCCGTTGATACCGACGACCACTTCATCGTCCGGCTCAATTAGGTTCACAAAACAAAACTCCATCCCCGCGCTGCCGGTGCCACTCACGGGAAAGGTCATTTCATTTTCCGTAAGCATCACCGCGCGCAGCATCGATTTGATTTCCTCCATCATCAAAATGAACGATGGATCAAGATGCCCCACCAACGGCCGGCCCATCGCCTCCAAAACGGACGGCGCCACATCACTGGGGCCCGGGCCAAGAAGGGTACGGGCGGGTGGAAAAAATTGTTCAACATTCATGCGCGCGCACCGTAGCCGTCCGCCTCGACACCCGCAATGGTTTTTGGCACGGTGCCTCGGCTATGGCGCACACGAACCTCATCGGCGAACTGCAATCCATCGTTGGCGTGGAGGCCGTGTTGTCCGCCGAGGAAGAATTGCTGGTGTACGAATGCGATGCGTACACTTTGGAGAAAAATTTACCCACCGCCGTGGTTTTGCCGAGTAGTACCAAGGAAATCGTGGCCATCGTAAAACTCTGCAACCGGCTGAAGCTTCCCATCATTCCGCGCGGCGCGGGCACCAGCCTCAGCGGCACGGTGTTGGCGGTGGATGGCGGTGTGATGATCGCCCTCACGCGAATGAACCGCGTGCTCAACGTCGATGCCCGAAACCGGCGCGCGCTCGTCGAAGCCGGCTGTGTCAACGCGTGGATCACCCGCGATGCCGCGCCGCACGGACTCTTCTTCGCGCCCGATCCTTCCAGCCAATCCGCCTGCACCATCGGCGGCAACGTGGCCACCAACTCCGGCGGCCCGCACACGCTCAAGAATGGCGTCACCACCAATCACGTGCTCGGATACGAAATGGTATTGGCCGACGGCACGGTGGAATGGCTCGGCACCGAGCCGGATGGCGGCGAGAAATTGGACGGCTACGATTTGCGTGGCGCGGCGATTGGCTGCGAGGGAATGTTCGGCGTGGTCACGCGCGTGCTCGTGCGGCTGATGAAAACGCCGCCTGCGTTCAAAACGTTCCTCGGAGTATTTGAAAGTGTGGATGACGCCAGCCAGGCCGTCAGCGACATCATCCGTGCAGGCATCGTGCCCGGAGCGTTGGAGATGATG comes from Limisphaerales bacterium and encodes:
- a CDS encoding amidohydrolase family protein, whose product is MKTIDMHVHMVGNEASGNGCWIRVTPGKYPLYALMLHKLGVPVRALRAADFDDLYRDRLLHYIRDSAVDAVCLLAQEAVYDTKGSLLKNHGSAFVPNDVVLRLAKEHPEFLPAVSIHPARPDAMDELNRCLDAGAVMMKCLPNCQNIDCNNPRFKPFWDRMAEAGLPFLAHTGGEHTLEVINAEYANPKTLRLPLECGVNVIAAHAATGSGPFDPNYLPTLVQMMRDHKNLYADSSALNVPTRSHGLRPCLENELLASRTVHGSDYPVPTSPSWAWLRGLIDSDQLATLRNIQNPIEQDYQTKVAMGFPAEHFTRINPLLRTTG
- a CDS encoding alanine--glyoxylate aminotransferase family protein, translated to MNVEQFFPPARTLLGPGPSDVAPSVLEAMGRPLVGHLDPSFILMMEEIKSMLRAVMLTENEMTFPVSGTGSAGMEFCFVNLIEPDDEVVVGINGVFGTRMADVAERCGAKVTRVESEWGRIIEPAQIAAVLETTKPKLVAIVHAETSTGALTPIEDISKIVHDTGALLLLDAVTSLGGCPVRVDDWQVDAIYSGTQKCLSCPPGLSPVSFSEAAMDTIRARSQGVQSWYLDVNLLANYWGEGARAYHHTAPISMNYALHESLRLVLEEGLERRWARHESNHNSLRVGLAEMGLGIASQEGHQLWQLNAVTIPNGTDEAAVRAALLNDHGIEIGPGLGPLAGKVWRIGLMGHSSSEANVNRVLAALKELL
- a CDS encoding FAD-binding protein encodes the protein MAHTNLIGELQSIVGVEAVLSAEEELLVYECDAYTLEKNLPTAVVLPSSTKEIVAIVKLCNRLKLPIIPRGAGTSLSGTVLAVDGGVMIALTRMNRVLNVDARNRRALVEAGCVNAWITRDAAPHGLFFAPDPSSQSACTIGGNVATNSGGPHTLKNGVTTNHVLGYEMVLADGTVEWLGTEPDGGEKLDGYDLRGAAIGCEGMFGVVTRVLVRLMKTPPAFKTFLGVFESVDDASQAVSDIIRAGIVPGALEMMDQLITQAVEEAYHFGFPLDAGAVLIVELDGLRDGIEAQGKQVEKICHQHNAREIRVAKDDTERAAIWKCRKRAFGAIGRLSPNYVTQDGVVPRSKLPEIMRFIRATSEKHGLRIPNVFHAGDGNIHPLILYDERKPGETKRALAAGHDILEKCIALGGSVTGEHGIGAEKIDFMPKQFSADDLDAMKMLRHAFDPGQRCNPHKIFPGGKRCAEFAPRKQAHA